In the Arachis ipaensis cultivar K30076 chromosome B04, Araip1.1, whole genome shotgun sequence genome, CAAGTTTCGAGTAGAACAATACACAACAGTATATATGagagttaaatctcaatttgaCCCTGAAATTTAGTTTAATACTCAGAataattttcacaatttttttttgtctcaattaaaacttctaaatttataATTGTGGTTCCGACTTCCCTTACGATCATCTTCGTCATCGGAATGTTAATCTGACGCAATTGCATGACATGGTGAACACTACTTAAACGACGGTGCATTGGTTCTAATTGGGACCAACGAAATTATGGAGATCATTTTAAACATCGAACTAAATTTTAAGGGCCAAATTAAGATTTAACTCGTATatataaaattgaattttattaCGTATTTGCTATAATGCCactacaatattttttatttaagataaCTCTATCTTACTCGAAGAAACATTTAATAAAAATTGTCTTAGataaataaaaactatttttgGTCAGTTGTCTTTAAACAGGATaaagataagaattttttttttgcaacccATAAAAATATTGTTTTCAAATATCTAAAACTGTAACTAAAATAATATTTACAAAATGTtgcaatataaaaattttaagataatatttttaaataaaaataaaatattttataaaaagtgtaaaaaaatttaataaataacgTTTATAAAAAGTTATCTAAAATTATTCAtagttaaaaattttagaaaaaaaattttaatcatattcccatctattttattttatttttttcctccaaataacttggaaaaagaacaaaaaaataaataaaaacttgtAAAAGTGTTTCGGTCATCAGTTCACTAACCAAAACTATCCATTGAAATCCCTATCCTATACCTTTGAACTCTAGAAAGGCTGAAACACTCGAACCTAACGGTGACAGTTGATGACTCTTTTCCACTGCGTGGTGTGCTCCTCCATGGTGCAGTGTGTTTCTCCACTGTGTGGTGTGCTCCTTGTTCTGTGCGGAACCACAACCGCGAACCACCTATATATTTTCTCTTCCATCGTCGCCAAACCACCACCGGCGAGCAACCATTCTCtcctttctttcctctttcttcttcttcttctcttttctcgcTTCCTCCTCTTCGTGAACCAGAGACCACCGAAGCCATTTTCCTTGTATCGCTTCTTCTCCCTCCCCTTTCCTTCTATCTCTCAcccaacctctctctctctagctcGCCCTCTCTCATACTGCAGAATCGTAGCAACCCCTGTTCCTCTGGCCAACTCTAACGCATTTCGACGACCACCCCTTCGTCGTTCTATTGCTCTGACGACACTATAGCGCAGCTGCAACTTCTTCTCGATCTCCTACATTCTTATTTCTCTGTTCTTCAGTTTTTAGGTTTATGCAAAATCTCATTTTGATCTTCTCTTTTTAATTCATTACagtttagttagattttaatTCTTACTTAGTAATTTTATTTAGTGAAACTAGTTTTTGCTGATTAGGTTAATTTAGATTAAAATTAGGATTCTCTTATAAGTATTTATCTTAGTTCATAGGTATTTAGGTATGCTATTATGATTCTTGGGTCTAAAATTTCAATTTGTCTAACTGGCTTGATTGATTTTCTGTTGAATTTCAGGTTCTCCACGGCTTCTCCATTGAGGTGCGTTTCTCGACGTTGGTTGTTACTGATTCAGCAATTTTTGGTTTTTCGCTGATTCTTGTAtttttctcctttgatttcttcatttTCAATGTAAATTACAAAATGATTAATTTTTGTAATTCATTTAGTTAACTAGTTCATAGAGAAtcgattattttttttatttgtttgttctaTTGGCTACTTTAATTGAGTTAAATAGTTCATAGAGAATAATGTAAACTTTATTCTTTACTCCATTATAGAGAGAGTTTGCTTCAAAGGAGTTTGAGGAACATTGGTGAACACTTTAGGacttgaagattgtaatttgttAAGTCATGATCCTGTAAGTTTTTTATCTTGTTTATACGTGTTTGCTTTCATAAGTATATTATGTATCTTTGTGtagttttttttatattgatgGTATTTTGATATCTAGTCTACTTTTGTATAACTAATATAATTCtttcttaattttaataataaaattattgtaTATCATTTGATGAATTTATATACTGAATATGCATGAATAGTATTATTTACATGCTTAGTTAAATAGTAgtaacaatatatgaataattaggTTTTTCCAAAATTTAGAGAAAGATTGGATGAGTTTACCTAGAGATAAAGCTAAGTTTAATAATAGTGTCTACGACTTCTTAGACTTTGTTTCTTACTCTATCGGAAATTCACAAGGAGAGGAAATCTTATGCCGTTGTGCAAGTGTTGCAATTTCTTGTGGCACTAAAGGCAAACAATTTTTATCCATTTGATTACCTCAGTATTTCTTAATGGTTCTACAATATGGATTCTTTATGAAAAAAGCGTAGTCAGCATAGATGTTGATAGCGATAGTGATAGTGATAGTGATAGTGATAGTGAGACTAACTCATATGACGACACGAATGCCTTGTTGAACGATAGATTTAGGGATGTGGCACAAGCGAAAAGAATAAAAGAATGTATGAATAAAGATGCAAAAAATTTCTATAACTTGGTTGAAGAGGCTAGCAAAGAACTATATCTCGGTTGCAAGGGGTTATTGTTTGTTATGGTTCACTACTCTCTTGTAACCTTTTCTCTTATTAGATGTGTATGCAATTGTGTTTGatggtatttaatgtttttataCAGTAACTTGATGGAAAATGGAGCAACTTCAAAGAGGAAAAGGCTAATAAATTAAAGAAGTATCAAGTAAATGCAAAAGTTAAAGAAATTGAAATgaaggaagtatgcaaaagttAAAGAAATTGAAATGAAGGAAGTATCTTCTGTTGCGAAACTAGTCCAAAATTTTATGTCCAAAGGTGATAAAGGAAGTAATCAGGCCAAAAAGCACAACATTCTAagagaaaaatttcaaaaattggagACAAATAAAGTAGAGAGAATTCCATGAAAGGAAGAAATAAGACACTTGTGGACAAAGTAGAGAGAATTCTATGGAAGATATTGTGAAACTTATGTTGCAACAAACTTCTCCTAGTATGAATATTGATAAAGTAATTTCTCTCTTGCAATATCTAAACAATCGTATGTAAATAGTGCACAATATCCAAATTTGAATAATCGACATTCTTCTCCATCAACTCATCCTCCAAATGATGATTaggtatatatatgtgtgttaaaTTATTGTAACACTTGAATATGTTTATGTATACACATGTTATTGTTAAGACTCTTTTTGataatgtgttttttttttttgtctatttaGATTTGATTGCAACTTGTTTATGGTTGGATGAAGTTTTATGAGATAAAGGCGATTTTTGGCACAATGATAAAATACAAATTCCTtgatttcatatatatatatatatacacacttttttttttgttaaatcctATGAGAAAAACATGTATTTTGTTTACTTATGTTTATTATTTACTTGACTTGGTAACTTAGCAAGTATGTGCATCTGAAAGTTATTTAGTTGGCATTTGAAACATCTTTCTATATGTATATATGCAATATATTAGCTTATTCTCCCTATAtatcaattaaatttattttaaatatttaaatattatcaGTATGTGCTATATATCCTTCAAATGTCAAATAAAttaagaaaagcaaaaaaaattatttttgatataaaaaaagacaacctaaaaaaattcaataaggtGTTGTTTTACATATTAGAAAAAGACAACTCCAAATAAACTTAGACTAGTGTTATTTTAGGTACATGAAAAACAACCAGAAAAATTTATACAATATACAAatgttgctttaggtatatgaaaaGGCAACTTAGAAAAACTTAGACAAGTGATGTTGCTTTATGTATTAGAAAATACAACTCGTAAAAAGTGTTGTAATAAAGTCCTTATAAATGCGGTGTTTGGGTCCTCACATAAAGTTGCTTTTTTTAGTAGAAAATACaacgttttttttttaagttactaCAAAAAGGGTTCCCTTTGATGTAAAAAACATTGTCTTAGACCAAAGGTAACGACCATATAGTCAACAACCAAAAAACATTGTGTTTTGTCAAAAAATATTGTCTTTAATCAAAGGCATCGTTATTTTTATTAGAGGCAACGTTTTTAAAGGATTACCTCAATCCAAATTTATTTGTAGTGAACACAAGATGACATGAATTTTCTATAAggttaattttattatattaagcTTGTATAATGCCATATTAAAAATTATACAAGAAAGTAACATTATACTATTATATCATTACGAGATACTTCAAACACACGATAATATACAAACTACAAACATAACACTCCCAAGCCTTGTACTATCATACCTAATATatactttttgattttttcttAAATAGAACCTCGTGAAGGTATAGCTGTATTTAGATGAAAATGCAACCCAATTATTGGTATGTGTCATGTTCCTCAATTGAAAACAATGATATATTTTTTACCAAAAGTTACAAATTTTGATATTGAATCTTCGCATAAAGAATTAACTTTAGATATTTTTGTCTAAGTTTTCACTCATCTAATATTCTATATGGGCCAATCAAGACCATATTTGGAGtaaaagaaaattattaaaaaataacagTCATATATATGCAGAGACATATAACTAGACGCATCATATGGCCACACTGCGAAGAACAACGGTTTCAATAGTAAGACCAGGGCCAAACCCAAAAAGCACACCCCAATCAAGTCCTTCTCCGGTGGTTTTAAGCCCTCTTTCAAGGGACTTCTTCCTCATCAAATCCATAATGAAGAACACACATGCACTTGACATGTTACCGTAATTGCTAAGCACATCTCTAGTGGCTTTCATCTTCTCTGGCTTCAAATTCACTTTTTGTTCAACCTGGTCCAGAATTGCACGTCCACCAGGGTGTGCAATCCAAAATATTGAGTTATAATCAGATATACCCAACGGATCAAAAGCTTTACTGAGTGCTTCGTTGATGTTCTGCGAAATAATATCAGGGACACTCTTGTTAAGATAGAATGTAAGCCCAACTTCACGAAGGAGACCACCGATGGCTCCATGGCTGCCAGGGACAAGTTTTTGATCAGTCGAAACAAGCTCAAAGATAGGCTTCTCAACCTTTGGCACAGGATCAGAACCAATGATAATTGCAGCAGCTCCATCTGCAAACAATGCTTGCCCTACAAGACTATCCATATTGATCATTGTCCTCTCAcctaaaatgatatataattcacATCCATCAATACTCTTTTTCAAGTTTAAAACATCATTcacttatatataaaaaaaaatgggtTTTTACATTTTAAATTCCGATCATTTCGCGTATCAAACCTTTCAAGTTATTCATGTAGTGATTTAATTTAAACTTTCAGGTTTGATTTAAATAGTTTATCCAAATTTAATTATAGATATAATGTATTAAATCTAATTATATATGAGTAAATAAATAAGTATGTGAAAGATCAAGAAAGTATATATGACCAAAATAAATTTGTGTATGTTTAGGAACGTAGGGAAATAGTAACTTGTTAAGTAGTTATTGTTGTTACTATGAGTTGGATATATATCATATTATGGTACACGGTATAATATGTTAATTGTTGTGTATCAATAATTAATATCAAAGTAAAAATGATGAATTTTAGGTTGATAAATAGTAAATTAAACAACATCAAAATATTTGATAACAATACTTACAAATACGTTGGAATTTTTTCTTTAGATCGGTCATGTGTTCGCTATTGGTTACTCTGAAATAATAATCTGCATATGTACTCTGATCAACACAATTTGGTGGATTTGCTGTGCCAATTGCCAACACAGTTGCTGGGCCTTCTGCCCTTTGTTGAACCTTGCGGATGTCATTCACAGCCACCATGTTTTCTTAGCTAAGATCTTTGGGATAGCAAAGCTCAGATATGTTCTTTGGAATAACAAATGTATTTTGATTTGATGAAGACTCAGACAGGGGTGGGGGGATATTTATATGCTTGAGAGTAGGGGCATATGTGGAATTAAATGGACATAGAAAACGTGCTCAACTCAAAAGTGTCGTGATAGTGACAAcgattattatttatatatttagttAACTTCAAAAATGATGTTCTGAAAGAAAGTATAGTAAACTCGTGATAATGTCCCATGTCAATACTATTCGAAAACGATGTTCTCTGACTTTGAAAGGATAAACCCGCTGCAATTCTGGACCAATAATTTGGAGGCTCGGGGAGGAAATTTCTATTAAGGGACATCACTCTCTTATTTAGTGATTTATTGGAGAATTTTTTTGTTgccttctatttttcatttttcaattttattataCATTATGTATGCTTTCAATTATctattatttgtatttattatttgttatttattttttattatatataatataaatgtaaacatatttaatttataatcttttattcttaaaatatctttagtatataaatttattaaaagaaaGTTGTGCTTTCNNNNNNNNNNNNNNNNNNNNNNNNNNNNNNNNNNNNNNNNNNNNN is a window encoding:
- the LOC110270923 gene encoding stilbene synthase 3-like, encoding MVAVNDIRKVQQRAEGPATVLAIGTANPPNCVDQSTYADYYFRVTNSEHMTDLKKKFQRICERTMINMDSLVGQALFADGAAAIIIGSDPVPKVEKPIFELVSTDQKLVPGSHGAIGGLLREVGLTFYLNKSVPDIISQNINEALSKAFDPLGISDYNSIFWIAHPGGRAILDQVEQKVNLKPEKMKATRDVLSNYGNMSSACVFFIMDLMRKKSLERGLKTTGEGLDWGVLFGFGPGLTIETVVLRSVAI